The genomic DNA AACAGCTTTAACGGATCTTACCTTACTCATTTTATGTTGTCATAGAAGAAATGTAACACGGGACATGAAAATGAGCACGTCTGGTTTTGTTTCAGAATTATATGTCAGTTGTACTTCTATAGTAACCCTGTATGACGTATGTATTTTGACATGGTGATGAACAAGAAGAGATAGTTTCCAGGGTAAACCAGGCTCGAAATCCCCCTCTTAAAATCTGGACTGAGTTCTGAATGAAAATTTGTGGGGTTTATTAGGCATTCATATTGACTTTTATACATCTATTAACTATAGTGTTTACCGGGATTACAAATCAACATTTGAAGTTGATATTCTTCCCAGACCCTACCTAGAACGTATCATTGGATATATAATTTCAGCTAAAACGATATGTCCAACATCTGAGGCCTGAATATGAAATGTTCTGTTGCAGGGAGTTAAATGATTTTTTACATACTTTAGACTAGTGACGACTTATATTGACAACTTTCATCAATTCGTCCTTTTTCGATATTATTTTCAGTTTTTTGTACATTTAATTGCTCTATACTAAATTTATTCACGTCAATAATTATTCTATATTAATTTATTTCAGTAGGCTTCTAAAATCTCAATAGCACAGGTTTAGTATATTTTATATGATTTGTTATCCTGGATATTTGGTAATTCATTTACTACACAGATTTGGTATCATTGATCCTTCTTTTCATATTCAGTGTTTATGATAATCATTTATTATAAGAAATGTTACTTTTTAAAGTCATTTTTATAATATTCAAACTTTTTTCTGCATTTAGCTTTATATATAATTTATCtttcatttttaatatttaattataattgtaccaatgaaattataatataaataaaatattgtaTCATTCGCAATAAAATCTTGTGGAAAAAAGTATTAGATAACCAATGATTATAGTTCCATTTTTAATTTCTTATAAGATTTATTTCCAAAACTAAAGAACATTATCCATATAATTCATGTTCAATCTGTCAAGAATATACCATCTGATTCTAAATTTGAATGCTTTATTATTATCAGATATTCAtattcttattattatttttatctaAAAGTATAAACTAGCTATATATGTACCTACATTGTATGAGCTAAAAAGCAGGCAAAGAAGGGTGGCAACATCTTGAACTACACAGCAAAATGGAAGAGAGACATCTGTTAATCAAAAGAAATAAACATGATGACAATGACATGGATATGAACAAGGGAGGTTTTAGAATAATAACAGGAGTTGTGTTCTGGAGAGAGGTAAAAAAGCTGGCTTATATAGCAGGACCAATGGTGGCTGTCACTTTATCAGTTTACTTGCTTCAAATTGCTTCTGTTATGATGGTGGGACATCTTGGTCAACTTGCTCTTTCTAGTACTTCCATTGCCTTTTCTCTGGCTACTGTCACTGGTTTTAGTGTCATGGTATGTTTTCTTTTTATCTTACACTTGTTATTTAAATTGGTGTTTGCtttgataatatttttttaatatttttgtgtCTTGTTATTGTGTTTCCGCAAAGGTGCATCTTTACGATTCTGCTTGAAAGGAATTTAGTGCCTTCTTTGTTATTTACTGATATTAATAGCTAAATATAATTTTAATGAGCGAGTTCTCATCATCGCTAGCAAAGTTAGCCATCAGTCAACACTAATATTTAAAGAGGCACCAAGTGAATCTCAGCATGAGCAGGCATCTTGTTTGATAATTAGTGTGTATCTGTTTTCATTTTTTCTTGCCATTAAGCTGAGAATTATAACTACCTAATTTAGAAATATAGTTTGTGATATTTCAGCCAAATACGATAGACTATTTGCAAATAGTTGCTTTTTAGATTTTAGCATAATCAGGATTCATTTGCAATACAGTCTTCCGCTATACTGCTATTTAATTTTCTATGTCCATAAAAAAAATGGGTACATCTCCTGTTAGTGCGTAATCAACTTCGTATCTCAAATTTTGGCTGTAACTAGCTATGTTTCTATGTATTATGAAAATTGGTAAGTCTAGTAACACTAAATTCTGCATATTCCTGGAGTGTCAAAGACTCGGAAAAAGCATGACACTCGCATTAGGTGAACTGCAAACACGTATACTTTTAACTAATAGATAATTAAAATTTAGATACTTGGTTGAGATCAGTcttttttctgataatttttgttTGTACATATCCACCTTTGTCAATGATATAGTGAATTTGCTATTTGAAACAGCAAGGATTGGCTAGTGCTTTAGAAACTTTATGCGGGCAGGCTTTTGGAGCTGGGCAATATCAAAAGCTTGGAATTCAAACTTACACTGCTATCTTATGCCTCATAATAGTTTGTTTCCCTCTCTCTGTTTTATGGATTAAGATGGGCTATATACTAAGTTCTCTAGGACAAGATCCTATGATTTCACGTGAAGCTGGAAAATTCTTAATATGGCTTATCCCTTCCCTGTTTGCTTATGCAACTCTTCAACCACTTGTCCGCTACTTTCAAATGCAAAGTTATATCATTCCTTTGCTTATTAGCACATGTATCACCTTTTGTGTACACTTACCTCTCTGCTGGGCACTGGTTTTCAAGTCTGGACTGCATAATATTGGAGCAGCAGTTGCACTAGGTATATCCACGTGGATAAATGTTATAATCCTTGGCATATTTATAAGATACTCAAGTATTTGTGCAAAAACTCTTGCTCCATTTACCATGAATATTTTTAAAGGGATCAAAGAATTCTTTCTTTTTGCCATTCCTTCGGCTTTCATGATCTGGTAACCTTTCTCTTGCACTCTTTCAATGTGGGTAAAGTTCTTGAAATATGTCTTTATCAATATTTCATTCGCATATAATGTTCTTAATGAGGCTTTAATTATTCACAATTGTAGCCTTGAGTGGTGGTCTTTTGAGCTACTTGTCTTGTTATCTGGGCTTTTACCAAATCCACAGCTTGAAACTTCTGTACTGGCTATATGGTATGTCTTGTATCAGCACACAATAACATTATGTGCATTTCTGACACCAGTATGATGATTTTCTTTCCTATTCATTTTCTTAACAGTCTGAACACAATCGCAGCACTCTATGCAATACCGTATGGACTTGGTGCTGGTGTGAGGTTGGTTCTAAACCCTGTCTGATGTTAGTTTGTCAGTTATGTAAATAGTTTAGTAATCTCAATCAGCCATTTTTGGATTTTTTGTAAACTCCTGCACTATTTGGCGACTTTGTGGGGATGGCTACGGGTCTTTGTCATGGAACCCTTATGTAATAGACCTTTTTTTATGAGATTAAATTGCTACTTGTGATATCTAGATATTTTGTATATTCCTTTTTTCAGCACTAGAGTCTCCAACGAATTAGGGGCGGGAAATCCGCAAGGAGCTCGTGTAGCTGTTTTTGTTGTGGTGATTATGGCACTATCAGGGGCAACTATTATAAGTGGAACTATCTTTGTTTGTCGGAATGTATATGGCTATACTTTTAGCAACGAAAAAGAAGTTATTGTTTATGTCACGGATATGGCTCCTCTGATTTGTCTATCAATTATCATGGATAATCTACAAGGTGTCCTTTCAGGTTGGTCTTCGTAATTTAAAGATTGAACAACTATTTTATATTTACATGTTCTATCTCTGTTCCTCTCTTCTCCCACTTACTTCACTTTTGATGATGTCGTCTTGGATACTAATACTTGATTGTTTTCTTTATATCAGGTATTGCTAGAGGATGTGGGTGGCAGCATCTTGGGGCTTATGTCAATCTCGCTGCATTCTACCTTTTTGGGATTCCCATAGCCGCTGCACTGGGATTTTGGTTACAACTGCGAGGAAAAGGACTATGGATTGGCATCCAGGCTGGCGCTGCTCTACAAACAATTTTGCTCTTCATAATTACAGTTTGCACAAATTGGGAAATGCAGGTTGGACGCTCATCCTACTTATAGCAAGTGTAATAACATACATAATTTGTTAGATTTTAATGAATAGTGAGAAAATGCAGAACTCACTTTGGCCATGTTAGATATTACCAAGTACTAGTGACAACCATGAGGTCCTCTTTACATGAATAAGATCAAGGGTTAGTAAATTTAAAAGATGAAGTAACAAAGAAATGGAAATGCAACACGAATTATATTATCCTTATAAATGTGAAAGAAAAAAGTATAAGATTACCATTTGTTACTGGAGCACTTGTAATGTTCTTTTGGATTGTATTTGTCGATTTCAATTCTTAAGGTTTTTATTGTGCAGGCTATTATGGCAAGAGAGAGGCTGCATTAGCAAGCAATGCCAACTCCCAAGCATCGCTAACGGATCTTACCATAGTTTATCGGTTCATGTTATGTAACACCAGAAATGAGGATGAGCGTGTATGTTTTTGCTTAAAGATTTAGTTTCAGCATTGTAAGACATTAGAGAGACAATAGGCCATCCCTGACATTGGCTAGAGAGAGAGCATTAGCTGGTTTTCGACATCAAGTGTCAACATCTCTCTTGTAAGTGAACCTTTTTTTGTACATGATGTAGAAGAAGAGAGGGTTCCATGCCAAAGCAGGCTCCAAATCGCCCTCAAAATTTCACAGCTTAGAGATGTGAGCTAAAGTTCCCAACTGAGTTCTTAAAGATAAACGTGTACGGGTCTCATTATGCATTCTTGTTCATCATGATATTTTATACTTCTTTATTCTGATATATTTGTTGCAGGGGAATTCAGTTTTGTTTTTAATCCAAATTGTTGGATCATGGTCAATGAACAATGTTCTTATACAACCAAAATAGACCATTTCAATATTTGGTGTAGAGGCCTATACAATCTTTAAACCAAAACTATTAAATCAATCAAGACATACAAACAAAAGTTAATTTAGGGAAATGTTAAATCAGAAgcagattttttatttttaaagcAATTGAGTATGAAATTATTAAATTACTCTTGCCTTAATTTTTTCaagagatatatattgtgaatgcATGGGAAGTTTAATATTTTCACCTTTTTTTTATTCCGGAAATAAAAATCTTGTTCGGTAAATAACGTTTGCCTTAATTGTTTGTGAACCTAATCCCGTATAAATCAGTTTTTTAATAACTTATTTACAGGTATTTGGTTTATTTCGGTTGGTTATGAGTTAAAAAATTTTGTTTTTAGTTGAATCGTTTTGCAATATCATGTCCGTATGCTAAAGAAATTTAAAAAACaatgtaaatataaatattataatattataatttgattaataaattaaaaaaataaatttcaaaCGATATAATGGCATAGGATATCTTCTAAagtgaaaaataaataaataaatgtgtTTGACAGTAAATAAAAAGAAAGCTGTTACAGACGTAATAGAAAAGGCCTTATCGAATCTTGACTAGAGTGACTGGGCTGAATCATAAACCCCTAAAGCAAAcccagagagagagagagagagagagagagaggatggGCAAAGCCAAGGAGAAAGAACAGCTGAATCGAATTCTGGGTGTGCATCTTAACAGCATCCACGAAACCCTTCAGGTACTACTTTTATATTCTTGTTTATATCTATATctgcaattggtgtttggtttgATACTGGATGTTATATGATAGGCGTTGGATCAAACTGCTGATTCTTCTCTTGAAAAAGTTAGTTGGGATGATGTTATTAAGATGGGTGAACAAGTTTCCAAACAAGCCACTTTGGGTACCCTCTTTTCTCCTCTTCTTGCTTCCCCTTTTTATACTGTTCTTTGTATTTTCTGCAACTTCTTTCTTATCATAATTTTTATCCAGTTAGCTATCAGGGTTGGTTTTTACTTATTAAACTATGTGCATTACTTTCGTCATTAGCTATAGTTAAATTTTGTGATACATTTGGATATGAATGGAAATTCTCGTGGCCTTTTCTCGATTAAACTATGTAAGCTAAAAATGGTGTCCTTTTATGTTAATTGTTTACTTTTTTTGGAATTAGTTGGTTATCAATCACACATTATACTTTCTTCGATTGCATTTGTTAAATGTATAAGATTCTATTAAGTTTCCCCATACCTTAATGTTAGGGGAGAGTTGTTCATCTAACTTGTTAACTAGAGATTGGTCGAGGAGATGAGTAGATGACATCTGGAACATCATTAGGACCTCCCTTTTTTTGTATTTTGTTAAGTCTCGACTTATTTTCTTTTTGTGTCCCGGCATCTCAGGCGAGGAGAACTGTCTTGTGTTCAAACTCTTTTAGCACTACTGTGGTAAGCTTGATTTTCCCTTGGCGGGTTTCTACGGTGATACACTCTTTATCCTAAATTGGCCctttaagttttatttttttttgtttggGGAGGGGCTTAATGTAGATGGTCTACTTAGAGCATCTCTAAGAGTCTTTTAAGTgacattaaaaataatataaaattttggcTCCTAGTAACTTAGTACTCActcttaaaacaatttttattATAATTGAAAATACCTTTtattatttagcaaaaaaaaaagaaaataccttttattaaaaaaaagtaCAATAGACAGTAGAGAGAAAAAGTGAactttattataaaatataatttaagaGTGGCCTTAATTTAAAGAGAAAAGAGACCCTCTTTGTTCGAGGACACTAAGAGTCTCTTGAAGCGACATGCTTTTCTTCCTTAAATCTATACTTAAGAGCCAAGATAAAGAGGCTTTTGGAGATGCTTCATTATAAGTTTTAGGAGAGTAGATCATCTAACAAATTGGAATTCGTTATTCTACAAGACTCAATAATAGTTCTGTAATGCAAAAATTGCACTCTGATAAATATCCTTGTAGCACGCGAATAAGCACTAATCTCTTCAATGATTTTGTTTTCGACTTCCTCCTTTAGTCCTTTGTCATATACAATTCGATAGGAAATTGACTAACTTTTCTTTGATTTTTATTCAGTCGGAATGCTGTGTACTGGAGTAGCACCTGAAGTTAAAGCTCTTGAAGAGAACATGGCATCTTACTTTAATATTTTACAGGGCTTTCTTTTGCTTTCTCATGGGAGTACAGTGGGTGCAGGCCCCACTCTTTCTTCCTATGTGAATACATCCAGGAAGCTGGTCATTGATTGCAGTTTTAGGCTGTGGAAGGAGTCCGTTTCAACCTATGGTACTCTTTCTATCCACACGTGCCTACCACACAGAAAGTGATTTGTTTAATGTGTTGTTTCCTTGAGGGAGCACATTCATATGACACTTGCATAGACGTGTAGAGATCTACTCAATAAAAAAATAGGTTATATTGATGTATCACCTGTACATTTTCTTACAGAGAATATATTAAACGTTGAAACTACGTAAATTTCTTCCTGTAGGATATTTTTTGTGGCAGTTATGTTAACTATCAATGACATAATTAGTGACAGACTACTCAAAGCTGTATAGTTTTTATGTCAAGTGAAAaagagagaggggggggggatGCAAGGATGAGTATGACATGGTTTTTTGTCTTACAAGTTATTTGAAGCTGTAGACTAATTTTACTTGAAACAAGTTCCTTGACTTCTTAATGTACGTTGGATTGGATCATCATTGAACAACCATCAGAACCAAGTAGATGAGCAGATCtgatattattttaatttatttacgGTTGCGTGTACAGTAATTTATGAGGAGCA from Apium graveolens cultivar Ventura chromosome 5, ASM990537v1, whole genome shotgun sequence includes the following:
- the LOC141724909 gene encoding protein DETOXIFICATION 12-like, coding for MEERHLLIKRNKHDDNDMDMNKGGFRIITGVVFWREVKKLAYIAGPMVAVTLSVYLLQIASVMMVGHLGQLALSSTSIAFSLATVTGFSVMQGLASALETLCGQAFGAGQYQKLGIQTYTAILCLIIVCFPLSVLWIKMGYILSSLGQDPMISREAGKFLIWLIPSLFAYATLQPLVRYFQMQSYIIPLLISTCITFCVHLPLCWALVFKSGLHNIGAAVALGISTWINVIILGIFIRYSSICAKTLAPFTMNIFKGIKEFFLFAIPSAFMICLEWWSFELLVLLSGLLPNPQLETSVLAICLNTIAALYAIPYGLGAGVSTRVSNELGAGNPQGARVAVFVVVIMALSGATIISGTIFVCRNVYGYTFSNEKEVIVYVTDMAPLICLSIIMDNLQGVLSGIARGCGWQHLGAYVNLAAFYLFGIPIAAALGFWLQLRGKGLWIGIQAGAALQTILLFIITVCTNWEMQAIMARERLH